Sequence from the Catenuloplanes indicus genome:
ACGGCGGCGACGGCACCGACGGCCGAGGCTGCGGGCCCCGGTTCAGGCGGGCACCGGTCCGGCGCCGGCCGACACCGTCGTGGTCACCCGCACCAGCGCCGGCCGGGACGGCACCGACCCGAACCCGAACCGCACCGGCGGCGTCACGTCCGCGAGGCCGCCGAGATCCGTGCCGGCCCAGGTCGCCCGCGCCCTCGTGATCGGGCGCAGGTCCTGTGCGCCGTACCATTCCCGGCGGCCGTTGCCGGCCGAGCCGCGGGTGCGGACGCCGGGCAGCACCAGCCGCGCCGGGTGGTCGATCGCGGCGATCCAGGCGGGCGTCCGGGCCAGCGGTGGCGGCACCAGGCGCAGCAGCAGTCCCAGTGGGCCGCGCCGGCCGGGCCGGAAGGACAGCCGCAGCGGTCCGGCGTCGACCCGCCACTCCACGCCGGTGGTCACCCGCACCGGTACCGTCCGCACCTCGTCGAACCGGTAGGTCGCGCCGACGAAGGCGGCCACCTCACCGGACGGGGCGAGCAGCAGCCGGTGGCCGTCCGGCCGCTCGGCCATCACGTCCGAGAACGGGCCGAGCGGCGAACGGGGCCAGTGCCCGAGCACGATCCGCGTACCGGAGGTGGTGCCCAGGCCCGCGATCCACCCGTCGAATCTCCATCGCATCCGTCATACCCTTCCCCGATGGCAGAGCGACGCACCATTCTCAGCGGATCCACGTTCGAGGAGCAGATCGGCTACGCCCGCGCGGTCGTGCACGGTGACCACGTCTACGTCTCCGGCACCACCGGCTTCGACTACACCACCATGACGATCGCGGACGACGTTGCCGCACAGGCCGAGCAATCCCTCCGCAACATCACCGCCGCGCTCGCCGAGGCCGGCTGCACCGCCGCCGACGTGGTGCGCGTCCGCTACTACCTCACCGACCGCGCCGACTTCGCGCCGTGCTGGCCGGTCTTCCGCCGCTACTTCGCCGGCGCCCGCCCGGCCGCGACCATGCTGGTCTGTGGCCTCGCCGACCCCCGGATGAAGCTGGAGATCGAGGTCGACGCGCGCCGGACGCGCTAGCGCGGCGCTACTCGTGCGCCACGACCTGGTTGCGGCCGGCGGCCTTGGCGGCGTAGAGCGACTCGTCGGCCAGCTTCACCAGGGAATCGTGGCGGCCGATCCGGTCCGGGACGACCGCGGCCACGCCGATGCTGACCGTGACCACGTCGTGGTCGGAGAGCTCGTGGCGGTGGCGGAGGGCCTCGACCGCGGCGCGCATGCGCTCCGCGACCGCGACCGCCGTCTCCAGGTCGGCGCCGGGCAGCACCGCGGCGAACTCCTCGCCGCCGAAGCGCGCCACCGTGTCCGTGTCCCGTACCGCGCGGACCAGCGTGCGGGCCACCGAGCGCAGGCACTCGTCACCGGCCGGGTGGCCGTAGTAGTCGTTGTACAGCTTGAAGCGGTCGATGTCGATCAGCGCCACGGCCAGCGACAGCCCGGGCCGGACCGCGCGGCGCCAGGACTCCTCCAGCACCTCGGCGAGGCGGCGGCGGTTGGCCAGGCCGGTCAGCGGGTCGGTGACGGCGAGCAGTTCCAGCTGCTCGTTGGCGGCGCGCAGCGCCTCGGTTCGCTCCGCCACCTTGCGTTCCAGGCTCGCGTAGAGCAGCGCGTTGTCCAGCGACACGGAGAGCTGACCGGCGATCAGCTGCACCGCGTCGATGCCGGTGACCGCGAACGCGTCGCGGCCGTGCCGGCTCTCCAGCACGAGCAGGCCGCGCGGCTCGCCGCGGCTGAGGATCGGCACGATCAAGAGCGAGCATCCGGGTAGGGACCGCAGGTACACGTCGCCGCGGAACCGGTCGTCGTCCGCGGTGTCGCCGATCAGCAGCGGAACGCCGGTGCGCTCGGCGTACCGGATCGCGGTCAGCGGCAGCCGCCCGGCCGCGTCGGCGAGCGGGATGACGTCCTCGTCCGCGTCGAGCACGAACCAGCCGCCGGTCTCCACGTCGCGCAGCACCAGCCGGACGCCGGTCGCCCCGGTCAGCGCGGCCAGCACCTCCGCGACCTGTTCCTGCAGCTTGCCGACCCGGGTGGTGGAGCTGAGCGCCTGGGACGCGCGCAGCACCGCGAGCAGGTCGACCGCGTCCGAGGTGATCGTGGCGCTGCCGCCGGTGACCGTGCGCGCGGCGCGGCGCAGAAACGGGAACTCCGCGGTCAGCCGCGTGCACGTGCCGGTCGCGCCCCACTCGGCGTACCAGTGGAACGCATCCTTGATCAGGCGCTCGCCGGCGAAGCGCAGACCCTCGGCCAGGTGGTAGCGGCCGGCCCGCTCCGCGATCAGCGCGCGGTGCCACGGGCGCCGCGTCCCGGCCAGCTGCAGCGCCTCGTCGTAGAGGCGGATCGCGCTGTCGAAGTCGCCGTCCACGGCCGCGCGTTCCGCCTCCACGCACAGGTGCAGGTGGGCGATGTTCGCCGGGCCCTGCGCGGCGCGCGCGGCCAGCCAGAACCGGTGCCGGTCCAGCTCGTCCAGCAGGCCGGCGTCGTACCGCGTGCCCGGGCGCCGCAGCCGGGTGGTGAGCGCGAGGCAGCGCAGGAAGCAGCCGGTCAGGCTCAGCGGCGTGGCGACACCGACGTGCATCGCGTCCCCGGCCGACGTGGCCCGGTCCACCGCGTCGTCGTCTCCGAGAATCACCGCGGCCAGCGCCTCCGTGAAGATCAGGTGCGCGGCCGCGATCGGCACGTCCCGTACCCGGGCCAGGTAGTCGTCCCTGGCGAAGCCGGCGGTGGCGGTGCCGCGCAGCGTGCGCACCATCCGCCGCCAGCAGGCCAGACCGCCGCCGATCAGGTCGTTGCCGGTCCGGGCGGCCAGCGCGAGTCCCTGGTCGATCTCCGCGGACAGGTCGTCGAGCGTGGCGCCGCAGTCCATCAGCACCGGCACGCTCACCCAGTACGTAATGCACGCGCTGGCCTGGTCACCGGCGCGCAGCAGGCCCTCGCGGGCCCGGCGGAGCTGGCGGAGCACCTCCTCGAGCGGCTCGAACCACGGCAGCGCGGACATCGCGCACAGGTAGCGGGCCTGCGACGTCGCCGGTTCGTACCCCCGGATCTCGCTCTCCGCCAGGACCTCGAGCGCGGCCAGATAGCCGGTGCGGTAGTCGTCGCGGGTGAGCACGGTGAGGAACATGACGTGCGCGGCCGGCCCGATCAGCTCCCGGCACGGCCCACCCCGCACGCGCAGCCGGACCGCCTCCGAGACCAGCCACGGTACGACGGCCGGCCGGCCCATGTACGCGCAGAGCAGCAACTGATTGATCAGCATGCCGGCCGCGGCCGCGCCCGGATCGGTGTTCTCCGGCAGTCCGTCCGGTGTGGACGCCCACGCGGACACCAGGTCGACGGCCTCGTGCACCGCGGCCGCCATCGACTCACCGTCCGGCACCGGATGGCCGAGCGCGGCCAGCACCCCCAGGCCCAGCGCGCAGCCCTCCTCCGCGCGGCCGCGCATCAGCAGGCTGCCGGCCTGCAACGTCGCGGCCGGTGCCAGCCGCAGCGGCGCGGCCGCGGCCGCCACCGCGCGGTAGGCGACGTCCGCCTCGTCCAGCCGGGCCAGCCCGACCAGCGCGGCGTGCCGTTCCACGTCGACCGCGAGCCGAAGCTCGTCGTCACCGGCCGGCATCAGCGCAGCCGCGGCCGACAGCAGGTTCTCGGTCGCCGCGAAGTTCGAGACCAGCCGGGCCTCCGCAGCCGCCGCGACCAGCAGCCCGACCGCGCGCCGCCGCTCCGCCGGATCCGTCACCTCCGCCGCGGCCAGCCGGTACTGCTCCGCCGCCAGCCCGCCGCACCGGGGCCGCTCCGCGAGCCGCCGGGCCAGCCGCAGGTGCCGGGCCGCGCGTTCCGCCGGTTCCCGCGCCGTGTACGCGGCCTGCCGCACCCGGTCGTGCCGGAACCGCACGCCGTCCACGCCCTCCGCGACCAGCAGCCCGTCGGTCAGCGCCGGCCCGAGCACGGTCTCCGGCGTGCCGTCGCACAGCGCGGCCAGCACCGCGCCGGACAGGTGACCGCCGAGGCAGGCCAGATCCGCGACCAGCTCCGCGGCGTCCGCGGGCAGCGCCGCGATCCGCGCGGCGAGCAGGCCGATCACGTCGCCGTCGCCGATGTGCCGGCGCAGCGCGTCCGGATCCCAGCGCCAGCCGTCCGGGCCGGGCGTGAGCACGCCCTCCCGGCGCAGCGCGTTGACCAGCACCACCGTGTCGAACGGGTTGCCGCCGGTGCGCGCCGCGACCGC
This genomic interval carries:
- a CDS encoding RidA family protein; this encodes MAERRTILSGSTFEEQIGYARAVVHGDHVYVSGTTGFDYTTMTIADDVAAQAEQSLRNITAALAEAGCTAADVVRVRYYLTDRADFAPCWPVFRRYFAGARPAATMLVCGLADPRMKLEIEVDARRTR
- a CDS encoding diguanylate cyclase, whose amino-acid sequence is MSDGVVYDSVRTSIVRETGEPGVLIKTSRGAHAARRIAHERAVLARLAGLPGVQQAAAVDGREDRLALVAYDAPTLADSVAHRPMDAQELLHFAVELAEAVAAVHARGVVHKDINPANILAAGEPRRPILIDFGLATTVAEGRPEFTHHSEIEGTLPYLAPEQTGRTGWPVDQRADLYALGATLYELASGTPPFGRDGDPLDLIRQHLAAVPARLTGASAQFAAIVARLLEKEPGRRYQSAEGLLHDLRRLAAEPDAQFPCGAHDFPARLVPPARLVGRDEELETLRRTFRDAVAGRTRCLLVGGSAGVGKSSLIDQLRPTVTGAGGWFVSATFDALRRGADASPVRLAVATIARLLLAEPEEELIEARWRLRDALGIEAALLAEIVPDFRTVLGIPAGDGPGRPPPAGTSADPVDPRTATARLARVGLKLLQVVARPDRPVVLVLDDVQWAGPAALSLIDEVAGADDVTGLLLVGTYRDAELDAAHPLTALLDRWAGMPDPPVRMALTNLGDADVGDLLAELLRLPAEDAAGLAAAVAARTGGNPFDTVVLVNALRREGVLTPGPDGWRWDPDALRRHIGDGDVIGLLAARIAALPADAAELVADLACLGGHLSGAVLAALCDGTPETVLGPALTDGLLVAEGVDGVRFRHDRVRQAAYTAREPAERAARHLRLARRLAERPRCGGLAAEQYRLAAAEVTDPAERRRAVGLLVAAAAEARLVSNFAATENLLSAAAALMPAGDDELRLAVDVERHAALVGLARLDEADVAYRAVAAAAAPLRLAPAATLQAGSLLMRGRAEEGCALGLGVLAALGHPVPDGESMAAAVHEAVDLVSAWASTPDGLPENTDPGAAAAGMLINQLLLCAYMGRPAVVPWLVSEAVRLRVRGGPCRELIGPAAHVMFLTVLTRDDYRTGYLAALEVLAESEIRGYEPATSQARYLCAMSALPWFEPLEEVLRQLRRAREGLLRAGDQASACITYWVSVPVLMDCGATLDDLSAEIDQGLALAARTGNDLIGGGLACWRRMVRTLRGTATAGFARDDYLARVRDVPIAAAHLIFTEALAAVILGDDDAVDRATSAGDAMHVGVATPLSLTGCFLRCLALTTRLRRPGTRYDAGLLDELDRHRFWLAARAAQGPANIAHLHLCVEAERAAVDGDFDSAIRLYDEALQLAGTRRPWHRALIAERAGRYHLAEGLRFAGERLIKDAFHWYAEWGATGTCTRLTAEFPFLRRAARTVTGGSATITSDAVDLLAVLRASQALSSTTRVGKLQEQVAEVLAALTGATGVRLVLRDVETGGWFVLDADEDVIPLADAAGRLPLTAIRYAERTGVPLLIGDTADDDRFRGDVYLRSLPGCSLLIVPILSRGEPRGLLVLESRHGRDAFAVTGIDAVQLIAGQLSVSLDNALLYASLERKVAERTEALRAANEQLELLAVTDPLTGLANRRRLAEVLEESWRRAVRPGLSLAVALIDIDRFKLYNDYYGHPAGDECLRSVARTLVRAVRDTDTVARFGGEEFAAVLPGADLETAVAVAERMRAAVEALRHRHELSDHDVVTVSIGVAAVVPDRIGRHDSLVKLADESLYAAKAAGRNQVVAHE